A genome region from Tolypothrix sp. PCC 7712 includes the following:
- a CDS encoding ATP-binding sensor histidine kinase, which translates to MVSTQVSIPGYRISEEIYNGSRTLVYRGYREADHQPVAIKLLKNFYPSFSELVQFRNQYTIAKNLPSPLVVQTYSLEPYQNGYALVMEDFGGIALNLWWDRGEAVGCLLEFLKIAIALCNILDVLYRQRIIHKDIKPANILVNPETHEIRLIDFSIASLLPRESQTVVSPNILEGTLGYLSPEQTGRMNRGIDYRTDFYSLGVTFYELLTGELPFQSNDMMEMVHCHIAKQPDQFKIQNSKFKNGELIPPVLCEIVMKLMAKNAEERYQSALGLKYDLETCLEQLQTTGKIDSFPIAQRDVSDRFIIPDKLYGRQTEVEALLNAFERVSKGNTEMILVAGFSGIGKTAVVNEIHKPIVRQRGYFIKGKFDQFNRNIPFSAFVQALRDLMGQLLSESDAQLQIWKNQILQALGDNAQVIVDVIPELEQIIGVQPPVALLGGNAEQNRFNLLFQKFIATFTTKDHPLVIFIDDLQWADSASLKLIELLMGENHHGYLLLIGAYRDNEVFPAHPLMVTLNEISKKQSNFSTITLSPLKISQINQLIADTLNCSLDIALSLTKLVYQKTQGNPFFNNQFLKVLYEEELIIFNIDVGYWQCDIAQVNTLALTDNVVEFMAMQLQKLPPATQEVLQLAACIGNLFDLETLSIVHQKSQVETAANLWRALQVGLIIPTSEVYKFFQGTSNNSEGKFAHDSHNQVASYKFLHDRVQQAAYSLIAEDRKPLTHWQIGNLLLNNTPKVKQEDKLFEIVNHLNLGKILISEPQASLEFINLNLRAGTKAKAANAYAVASEYLKIGVESLPANSWETYYNLTLALHEVITEVLCLSGDFAAMETYADVALQKAKLLLEQVPIYNIKIQAHMAQSKHLDALQVALNVLAMLGIELPKHPDKSNIEHELDVTKRLLANRTSADLLALPVMTDVTIKAGMQILSNIISVAYQAAPELFRLIVLKQVQLSLSYGNAPESTYAYATYGLMLCGVLGEIDAGYELGQLALELVNQLHAVKLKSKTIFAVNCFIRHWKVHLKETLNSLLEAYTCGLETGDIEYAMMSAYVFGRYAYLSGQELGELAQAMSNYANVMKQLKQTTYLNFNSIYQQSVFNLLGMADNPCLLIGESYNEAEMLPLHYAANQFSIICQAHFCKLILCYLFGEYDQAVENANVVKQYFSSITSLAVIPTFYFYELLTQLALYPDSPSSQQESMIEYVTNNLEKLRKWANYAPANYEHKFCLIAAEKHRVLGQKAEAIEYYDRAIILAKENQYLQEAALANELTAKFYLAWGKDKVAQFYMQEAYYCYAHWGAKAKIQDLEKRYSELLLPIFQAQNHRFQLSETYISTIDASSYLNQTIQTTRSSSSSSISKNLDFGTIFKASQALSSEIELAKLLNTLMEVLMTNAGAKKAVLLVVRDGNWLIEAIATTNEGTNQQTVPLEVSQAIPETLVNYVKRSGKTVVLDDATSQTDFIADPYLMQQQPKSVMCTPIWHQGKLIGLLYLENQLTIAAFTRDRTEVIQLLCTQAAISLENAHLYQQAQDYAQKLEQMLKQLKHTQLQMVQNEKMASLGNLVAGVAHEINNPVGFLKGSLNNTEQYIQDLLTHLQLWQENNPILAPAVIDHAEEIDLEFLTADLPKLVDSMKVASERIKDISTSLRTFSRADTSEKVACNLHEGIESTLLILKYRLKASEKRPAIQVIKDYGDLPQVKCFLGQLNQVFMNILGNAIDALDTASEGLSFADLEAYPQQITIRTDISDDGRIAIIGIKDNGPGMPESIRDRIFDHLFTTKEVGKGTGLGLAIARQIVEQTHNGRLSCNSVLGEGTEFVIEIPV; encoded by the coding sequence GAACTTGTGGTGGGATAGGGGGGAAGCTGTAGGTTGTTTGCTGGAGTTTTTGAAGATTGCGATCGCTCTATGCAATATTCTAGATGTTCTCTATCGCCAGCGCATCATTCATAAAGATATCAAACCTGCCAATATTTTAGTTAATCCCGAAACTCATGAAATTCGCTTAATTGACTTTAGTATTGCATCTTTATTGCCAAGAGAAAGTCAAACTGTTGTCAGTCCTAATATTTTGGAAGGAACGCTGGGATATTTATCTCCAGAACAAACGGGGAGAATGAATCGCGGAATTGATTACCGCACTGATTTTTACTCTTTAGGTGTAACTTTTTACGAATTGCTGACTGGAGAATTACCATTTCAATCAAATGACATGATGGAGATGGTACATTGTCATATTGCCAAACAACCAGATCAATTCAAAATTCAAAATTCAAAATTCAAAAATGGGGAATTGATTCCGCCAGTTCTGTGTGAGATAGTCATGAAACTGATGGCGAAAAATGCGGAAGAGCGCTATCAGAGTGCATTAGGACTGAAATATGATTTAGAAACATGCCTTGAGCAACTACAGACAACGGGGAAAATTGATAGCTTCCCAATTGCACAAAGGGATGTGAGCGATCGCTTTATTATTCCTGATAAACTTTATGGTCGGCAAACTGAAGTAGAAGCGCTGTTAAATGCCTTTGAGCGAGTGAGCAAAGGTAATACAGAAATGATATTAGTTGCTGGCTTTTCGGGAATTGGTAAAACTGCTGTTGTCAATGAAATCCATAAGCCGATTGTCCGTCAACGTGGTTATTTTATTAAAGGTAAATTTGACCAATTTAATCGTAATATTCCTTTCTCGGCTTTTGTGCAAGCTTTACGCGATTTGATGGGACAATTGCTGTCTGAAAGTGACGCACAACTACAAATCTGGAAAAATCAAATTCTCCAAGCTTTGGGTGATAATGCTCAGGTCATTGTGGATGTAATTCCGGAACTAGAACAGATTATTGGTGTGCAACCACCTGTAGCTCTACTAGGAGGAAATGCAGAACAAAATCGCTTCAATTTACTATTTCAAAAGTTCATTGCTACTTTTACGACAAAAGACCATCCTCTAGTCATATTTATTGATGATTTACAATGGGCGGATAGTGCTTCGTTAAAGTTAATAGAACTATTGATGGGAGAAAATCATCATGGCTATCTATTGTTAATTGGCGCTTACCGGGATAATGAAGTATTTCCAGCCCATCCTTTAATGGTGACTTTAAATGAAATTAGCAAAAAGCAAAGCAATTTTTCTACCATTACCTTAAGCCCACTCAAAATATCACAGATTAATCAACTAATAGCTGATACGCTCAATTGTTCTCTGGATATAGCTTTATCTTTAACTAAGTTAGTTTATCAGAAAACTCAAGGTAATCCCTTTTTTAATAACCAATTTCTGAAAGTCTTGTATGAAGAAGAGTTGATTATCTTTAATATTGATGTCGGTTATTGGCAATGTGATATTGCTCAAGTTAATACCTTAGCGCTGACAGATAATGTAGTAGAATTTATGGCAATGCAGCTACAGAAATTGCCACCAGCTACACAAGAAGTTTTACAATTAGCAGCTTGCATTGGTAATTTATTTGATTTAGAAACTCTCTCGATTGTCCATCAAAAGTCCCAAGTTGAAACTGCGGCGAATTTATGGCGCGCTTTACAAGTGGGTTTAATTATCCCCACGAGCGAAGTTTATAAGTTTTTTCAGGGAACGAGTAATAATTCTGAAGGCAAATTTGCTCACGATTCTCATAACCAGGTTGCTAGTTATAAATTTTTACATGACCGCGTTCAACAGGCTGCTTATTCTTTAATTGCTGAAGACAGAAAGCCCCTAACTCATTGGCAAATCGGCAATTTATTATTAAATAATACGCCTAAAGTTAAACAAGAAGATAAACTATTTGAAATAGTTAATCATTTGAATCTTGGAAAAATATTAATTTCTGAACCACAAGCATCTTTAGAATTTATTAATTTAAATTTAAGAGCTGGAACAAAAGCTAAAGCAGCAAATGCCTATGCTGTCGCATCTGAATATTTAAAAATAGGCGTAGAATCTTTGCCTGCAAATAGCTGGGAAACTTATTATAATCTGACCCTAGCGCTGCATGAAGTAATTACAGAGGTATTGTGTCTCAGTGGCGATTTTGCGGCAATGGAAACCTACGCTGATGTCGCGTTGCAAAAAGCCAAATTGCTACTTGAACAAGTGCCTATTTATAACATTAAGATTCAAGCTCATATGGCACAGAGTAAGCATCTTGACGCTTTACAAGTCGCGCTGAATGTGTTGGCAATGTTAGGTATAGAATTACCGAAACACCCTGATAAAAGCAATATAGAGCATGAGTTGGATGTGACCAAGCGTCTATTAGCAAATAGAACTTCGGCAGATTTGCTCGCACTACCAGTAATGACAGATGTCACTATTAAAGCTGGGATGCAAATTCTTTCTAATATTATTTCTGTTGCTTATCAAGCTGCTCCTGAGTTATTTAGGCTAATTGTACTCAAGCAAGTTCAACTATCTCTCAGCTACGGTAATGCGCCAGAATCTACCTATGCTTATGCTACCTATGGCTTGATGTTATGCGGCGTATTAGGCGAAATTGATGCAGGCTATGAGTTGGGACAACTAGCATTAGAGTTAGTCAATCAACTTCATGCAGTGAAGCTAAAATCAAAAACTATTTTTGCTGTCAATTGTTTTATTAGACATTGGAAAGTTCATCTCAAAGAAACCTTAAATTCTTTATTAGAAGCATACACTTGCGGTTTAGAAACAGGAGATATTGAATATGCGATGATGTCTGCTTATGTGTTTGGTAGATACGCTTACTTAAGTGGTCAAGAATTGGGCGAATTAGCGCAAGCTATGAGCAATTATGCCAATGTTATGAAGCAATTAAAGCAAACCACATACTTGAACTTTAATAGTATTTACCAACAATCGGTTTTTAACTTACTAGGAATGGCAGATAATCCTTGTTTGTTGATTGGTGAAAGCTACAACGAAGCAGAAATGTTACCATTACATTATGCTGCTAATCAATTCAGCATTATTTGTCAGGCTCATTTTTGTAAGTTGATTCTTTGCTATTTATTTGGCGAATATGACCAAGCTGTAGAAAACGCCAATGTAGTGAAGCAGTATTTCAGCAGCATTACTAGCTTGGCTGTGATTCCAACTTTTTATTTCTATGAATTGTTGACACAATTGGCTTTGTATCCAGATTCACCATCTTCACAGCAAGAATCTATGATTGAATATGTCACCAACAATCTAGAAAAACTGAGAAAATGGGCTAATTACGCTCCTGCAAATTATGAGCATAAATTCTGTTTAATTGCAGCAGAAAAACATCGAGTATTAGGGCAAAAAGCGGAAGCTATTGAATATTACGACCGCGCTATTATCCTGGCTAAAGAAAATCAGTACTTGCAAGAAGCAGCACTTGCTAATGAACTGACAGCTAAGTTTTATTTGGCATGGGGTAAAGATAAGGTAGCTCAATTTTATATGCAAGAAGCTTACTACTGCTATGCTCATTGGGGTGCCAAAGCCAAAATTCAAGATTTAGAAAAACGCTATTCTGAACTGTTATTGCCGATATTTCAAGCTCAAAATCATCGCTTCCAACTGAGCGAAACTTATATTTCTACTATTGACGCGTCCTCCTATCTCAATCAAACTATCCAAACTACTAGATCTAGTAGCAGTAGTAGTATTTCTAAAAATCTTGATTTTGGCACTATTTTTAAAGCCTCACAAGCTTTATCTAGTGAAATTGAATTAGCAAAATTGCTCAATACCCTCATGGAGGTATTGATGACAAATGCGGGTGCAAAAAAGGCAGTTTTATTAGTAGTTAGAGATGGCAATTGGTTAATTGAAGCAATTGCTACGACAAACGAAGGTACAAATCAGCAAACTGTACCATTAGAAGTTAGTCAAGCGATTCCGGAAACATTGGTAAATTATGTCAAACGTAGCGGTAAAACTGTGGTTTTGGATGATGCAACTTCCCAAACTGATTTTATCGCTGACCCTTATTTGATGCAGCAACAACCAAAAAGTGTGATGTGTACACCAATTTGGCATCAGGGCAAATTAATAGGTTTATTGTATTTAGAAAATCAATTAACGATCGCAGCCTTTACTCGCGATCGCACAGAAGTTATCCAACTATTATGTACTCAAGCTGCCATCTCCCTAGAAAATGCCCATCTTTACCAACAAGCTCAAGATTATGCCCAAAAGTTGGAACAGATGCTGAAGCAACTGAAGCACACACAGCTGCAAATGGTACAAAATGAGAAAATGGCTTCCTTAGGTAATTTAGTTGCAGGGGTAGCCCACGAAATTAACAATCCTGTAGGCTTTCTTAAAGGTAGCTTGAATAATACTGAACAGTATATTCAAGACTTACTTACCCATCTGCAATTGTGGCAAGAAAACAACCCGATTCTCGCTCCTGCAGTTATCGATCATGCCGAAGAAATTGATTTAGAATTCCTAACAGCCGATTTACCCAAGCTGGTGGATTCAATGAAAGTTGCATCTGAACGCATCAAAGATATTAGCACCAGTTTGCGTACCTTCTCACGGGCGGACACATCGGAAAAAGTTGCTTGCAATCTCCATGAGGGGATTGAAAGTACTCTGTTGATTTTGAAATATCGCTTGAAAGCTTCAGAAAAACGCCCAGCTATTCAGGTAATCAAAGATTATGGTGATTTACCCCAGGTTAAATGCTTTTTAGGGCAGCTCAATCAAGTATTTATGAATATCTTGGGTAATGCGATTGATGCCTTAGATACAGCCAGCGAGGGGCTTTCTTTTGCTGATTTAGAAGCTTATCCTCAGCAAATTACTATTCGTACAGATATCTCTGATGATGGACGCATAGCAATTATTGGCATCAAAGATAACGGCCCAGGAATGCCCGAGTCAATTCGCGATCGCATTTTTGATCATCTGTTTACCACCAAAGAAGTTGGTAAAGGAACCGGATTAGGATTAGCGATCGCGCGTCAAATTGTTGAACAAACCCACAATGGGCGTTTAAGCTGTAACTCTGTTCTGGGTGAAGGGACGGAATTTGTCATCGAAATTCCCGTGTAA